One Tolypothrix bouteillei VB521301 DNA window includes the following coding sequences:
- a CDS encoding DUF4386 domain-containing protein — MMNRLQFVRTTGALFILFSVSINVPFWLLTQNFEYDDILRKPTDYVLTQFHAGGTELILTWFFFAAIALLFIPACTLLQKVLQCEDTPYLTTATLMGAISSVLQSIGLMRWVFVIPLLAKLYVDPSASDTTRAAVVVVYQAVHQYGGVVIGEHLGQILLVGWTLGVSMAMLRSPLFKRWVGWMGIMTVPLWILGQSEMFATIISSTPVLETASIGFMLWEVWLIVVGVSLLRVNKRRLAVEKSSLENDRVSTTLNKQYSTSNLSSNRAS; from the coding sequence ATGATGAATCGCTTACAGTTTGTCAGAACCACAGGCGCTTTGTTTATTCTTTTCTCCGTTTCAATTAATGTGCCTTTCTGGTTGCTAACTCAAAACTTTGAGTATGACGATATCCTACGCAAACCTACTGACTACGTTTTAACTCAGTTTCATGCAGGTGGAACCGAACTGATTTTAACGTGGTTTTTCTTTGCCGCGATCGCATTGTTATTCATCCCTGCTTGTACCCTTCTCCAAAAAGTGTTGCAGTGCGAAGATACGCCATACCTAACGACCGCTACCCTAATGGGGGCTATTTCCAGCGTGCTACAGTCAATTGGGCTAATGCGTTGGGTGTTTGTTATTCCCTTGTTAGCTAAATTATATGTCGATCCATCTGCAAGTGACACAACCCGTGCAGCAGTTGTTGTCGTTTACCAAGCGGTTCATCAATATGGCGGTGTGGTTATTGGCGAGCATCTAGGACAAATACTGCTAGTCGGTTGGACATTAGGCGTTAGTATGGCAATGTTGCGATCGCCCCTGTTCAAGCGTTGGGTTGGTTGGATGGGAATCATGACAGTTCCCTTATGGATTCTAGGACAAAGCGAGATGTTTGCTACAATAATCTCCTCAACACCTGTATTAGAAACAGCTTCAATCGGATTCATGCTTTGGGAAGTTTGGCTCATCGTGGTAGGAGTTTCTTTACTACGAGTTAATAAACGCCGATTGGCTGTCGAAAAGTCTAGTCTTGAAAACGATCGAGTTTCTACAACTTTAAACAAGCAGTACAGTACCTCAAACCTCTCATCAAATAGAGCTAGCTAG
- a CDS encoding fasciclin domain-containing protein, with protein sequence MYKKMHWTTKSAALIALGVASVAVAPKLISAPVSAQVSAPTVAQNTNFPDVSSNYWAQPFIQALAAREIIVGFPDGTYRPDQPVTRAEFAAMIQKAFNQNQVRQLAQGGFRDVPSGYWGASAIREAYETGFMSGYPGNLFLPNERIPKVQAIVSLASGLGLTGSSTSTEQILTTYYTDASTIPSYAVSSVASATQANLVVNYPNINVLNPLVALTRAEAAAHLYQALVRLGQLQPIPGNVAAASYIVGRTAGDSTANNQDIVSLAGASGSFTVLTSLLKSAGLADTLQQQGPYTVFAPTDEAFAAVPQSTLQQLQQPENRETLIKILRYHVVPRAIATSELKSGNIETAEGQTLNLKVNSTTNQITVNNASVIQSGVQASNGVIYPINQVLIPSGLSLNQKPRNGGDNITPGRATRGVSSYIGVGGNIGLGGDSALAEGNFAVVSKIGLTRFISVRPSVVIGDDTVVLVPISFDFAQRSTNALNNTFGIAPYIGAGVAIETSDDADVGFLLSGGVDVPLGRRFTLTGAVNAAFLDDTDVGLVLGVGFNF encoded by the coding sequence ATGTATAAAAAGATGCATTGGACAACTAAAAGTGCGGCTCTAATTGCGTTAGGCGTGGCGAGTGTAGCCGTAGCTCCCAAATTGATTTCTGCTCCAGTTTCCGCACAGGTCAGTGCTCCTACTGTCGCTCAGAACACGAACTTCCCTGATGTTAGCTCGAATTACTGGGCGCAACCGTTTATTCAAGCCCTAGCAGCAAGAGAAATCATTGTTGGCTTTCCTGACGGTACCTACAGACCCGATCAGCCAGTCACTCGTGCTGAATTCGCTGCGATGATTCAAAAAGCTTTCAACCAGAACCAAGTCCGACAGTTAGCCCAGGGCGGTTTTAGAGACGTTCCTTCTGGTTATTGGGGAGCTTCTGCAATTCGGGAAGCATATGAAACTGGATTTATGTCAGGCTACCCAGGAAATTTGTTTTTGCCAAACGAGCGAATTCCTAAAGTACAGGCAATTGTATCCCTCGCAAGCGGTCTGGGTTTAACCGGAAGCAGTACTTCAACAGAGCAGATTCTCACAACTTACTATACAGATGCCAGCACTATTCCAAGTTATGCCGTAAGTAGTGTCGCAAGTGCAACACAAGCTAATCTTGTCGTCAACTATCCAAATATAAATGTACTCAATCCCCTTGTAGCCTTAACACGTGCGGAAGCCGCAGCACATTTATATCAAGCTTTGGTTAGATTGGGACAGTTACAACCTATTCCTGGCAATGTAGCAGCTGCTAGTTATATTGTGGGTAGGACAGCTGGTGATAGCACGGCAAACAACCAAGATATTGTGTCCCTGGCTGGGGCGAGTGGTTCTTTTACGGTTCTGACTTCTTTATTAAAGTCAGCAGGTTTAGCCGATACTTTACAACAACAGGGTCCTTACACTGTTTTTGCTCCAACAGATGAGGCATTTGCCGCTGTGCCTCAATCCACTTTACAACAGTTACAACAGCCAGAAAACAGAGAAACACTCATCAAAATTTTGAGATACCACGTGGTTCCTAGGGCGATCGCAACCAGCGAACTTAAGAGTGGAAATATAGAAACCGCCGAAGGTCAAACTCTCAATCTCAAAGTTAATTCCACTACCAATCAAATCACAGTCAACAACGCCAGTGTTATTCAGTCCGGCGTTCAAGCAAGCAACGGTGTTATTTATCCTATCAACCAAGTTCTCATTCCATCTGGTTTGAGTCTAAATCAAAAGCCACGGAATGGAGGAGATAATATTACGCCAGGAAGAGCAACTCGCGGTGTCTCTAGCTACATTGGAGTTGGTGGGAATATTGGTTTGGGTGGTGATTCAGCCCTTGCTGAAGGTAACTTTGCAGTTGTCAGCAAAATTGGACTGACACGATTCATCTCTGTCAGACCATCGGTAGTTATTGGAGATGACACTGTTGTTTTAGTTCCTATTTCCTTCGACTTTGCCCAGCGCTCCACAAATGCTCTCAACAACACTTTTGGTATAGCTCCTTACATAGGAGCTGGTGTTGCTATTGAAACTAGCGATGACGCTGATGTTGGCTTCCTCCTCTCTGGGGGTGTGGACGTACCATTAGGTCGTCGATTTACGTTAACGGGTGCTGTCAATGCAGCTTTTCTGGATGATACTGATGTAGGGCTTGTACTGGGAGTTGGTTTCAATTTCTGA
- a CDS encoding SagB family peptide dehydrogenase, whose amino-acid sequence MPASKRVGKNYHDATKHSYVSVLTNPNYVDASTQPSQFKRYPKFYRRLKLDTNNPIHSFIWLTSAITFEKNYQDTPYKLRVNPSAGALYPTEIYVQIRGIEGIIDGIYHLEVANHCLTLIYELIDDGLESYISPNNSINGFIFLISCVYYRSSWKYQDRGVRYCFLDSGHHLGAIAASAYFHNKDIQLIFDFDKLALNLDLGFENKEFITACAISGEFQAKKVRHLRLKVPFVCGTDYFEASKFIEDGYIETASQASPQKQLEYPQFSFDKEKFFQTVWNRRSSRRFLKGSISASVFCSILQEVEKAIPTESFEEIEIYSVVNRVEGISPGLYYRNRQIKIGDFSDKVGYLCVNQSLVKHSAVTLFLVSNYSNYQTAMQIAGFLGQRVYLFSNYWGIQCSGIGAFYDDETSDFLETKKDILYTLVIGQ is encoded by the coding sequence ATGCCAGCCAGCAAAAGAGTAGGTAAGAATTACCACGACGCTACAAAACACTCATATGTTTCGGTGCTGACAAATCCAAACTATGTGGATGCATCTACCCAACCTTCTCAGTTTAAACGTTATCCAAAGTTTTACAGGCGGTTGAAACTAGATACCAACAATCCAATTCATTCATTTATTTGGCTAACAAGTGCTATAACTTTTGAGAAAAATTATCAAGATACCCCATACAAGTTGCGAGTTAATCCATCAGCTGGCGCTCTTTATCCTACCGAGATTTATGTCCAGATACGGGGAATTGAAGGAATAATTGACGGTATCTACCATCTTGAAGTTGCCAATCATTGTCTAACTCTTATTTATGAGTTGATTGATGATGGATTAGAAAGTTATATTTCACCAAATAATAGTATCAATGGATTCATTTTTTTAATCAGTTGCGTTTATTATAGGTCTAGTTGGAAATATCAAGACAGAGGTGTGAGGTACTGCTTTTTAGATAGCGGTCATCATTTAGGTGCTATCGCAGCCTCAGCTTACTTTCACAACAAAGATATCCAACTTATTTTTGATTTTGATAAACTCGCTCTCAATTTAGACTTAGGCTTTGAGAATAAAGAGTTTATTACAGCTTGTGCCATTTCTGGTGAGTTCCAAGCAAAAAAGGTCAGACACCTCAGGCTAAAAGTTCCTTTTGTCTGCGGAACTGATTATTTTGAAGCCAGTAAATTTATTGAAGATGGCTATATAGAAACTGCTTCGCAGGCAAGTCCCCAAAAGCAACTGGAATACCCGCAGTTCAGCTTTGACAAGGAAAAGTTTTTCCAAACTGTTTGGAACAGGCGTTCTAGCCGACGTTTTCTTAAAGGATCTATCTCTGCAAGCGTTTTCTGTAGTATTTTGCAAGAAGTGGAAAAAGCAATACCAACAGAAAGTTTTGAGGAGATAGAAATTTATTCTGTTGTTAACAGAGTTGAAGGAATATCCCCCGGTTTGTACTACCGAAATCGCCAGATAAAAATAGGTGATTTTAGTGACAAGGTAGGATACTTGTGCGTAAACCAATCTCTTGTCAAACATAGTGCTGTAACATTGTTTCTTGTATCTAATTACAGCAACTATCAAACTGCAATGCAAATTGCAGGTTTTTTAGGGCAAAGGGTATATTTATTTAGCAATTATTGGGGAATTCAGTGTAGTGGTATTGGCGCTTTCTATGATGACGAAACTAGCGATTTTCTAGAAACAAAGAAAGATATTCTCTACACGTTGGTAATTGGTCAATAG